The following is a genomic window from Solanum lycopersicum chromosome 6, SLM_r2.1.
taaacataataattatcagtgaaataataaaataatttttttattaatatattattaattaatgtgctataagatgataataatatgctataagtagttatttttaaaaagtataattacAACTTGATATTTATCCTCTTAAATATATGtggatattaatattaattttacttttacatgCCTACTTGGAGACTAACAATATCCAAAGTCAAGATGAAAATGTTCAAAgttcaaacaaaataatttaactttagtCATGTGTTTGAACTCCACTCGTATAAAAACCTTATACATTGCGTATCTAAATATCTTTCAaaactcatttaatttttggACATAGCTTAAATAGTGGttcaaaaaataagtatatatgCATTTCAAGACGCTAAAATTGAGAGGTAATTATGTTCATAATTTGATATGACATGGCCAGTTATATAGTATAATTATATGGTCAAACCTTTCTATTTTTGCCTTTTGAtcatgttttgatttttttcatcaCAAATATAATAGAGCAAATATATGGACACGAATGGTGGAAATAGGAGAGATACAAAGTGACGAATGAAAATAAACATCGAATTATGTTCTGGCTGACCATTTCTTGATACTGgttatttaaaaaagtatttgttagtTGTATTCAAAATGTAGTGTTTATACAATTCTTCATGCCATTTGCAAAACTCACACAATGATGTAGCAAGTTGTAAATTGTTAGGCATCAGAACTTTTTGCAGACAGTTAcctcaaaaataaattagaaattgcATTTCAGCTGGCAGTTTAACTTGTACTTTTTAAAGTTACATGCCTCTCAGGCAAAAAGAAGAGTAACAATTCAATTAAGATGCATCAGGGAACAAAAGACATAACAAATTACAAACAGAAATGACAGGGAACTACATATGATGAGATCGACCTCAGTTCCACACTCATTGAACAAACCACCATAAAGTCCCTGATGAACTAATGAGCTTGTGCAACCAGTCTCTGTGAATTATGACCAGTTCTCAGACCTTTATATTACACATGAGTAACAATGTCTACTACCAGTCATTATTTCTTCTCCACCTACCACGGCTACTGTTACCAAATCGCGATGCTGACGACCTATGGTAATGCTGATATTTGCATGACCCATAAGAAGTTGAATGATCAAAATCACCGGATGTTGAAAATCTATGGTGATGATAATTGCCTGACCCATAAGAAGCGGAATTATCAAAATCAAGCCTGTTGGACTTTCTGGATGAACGGGAAACAGAAGCATGACCACCAGAACTGGAGTTCGAAATCTTAGCTCTCTTGTTTCTAGGAGTCGAAGGAGATCTCCAATTATTAGATTGGGGATAGTCTTCAAGATCATCCGGGACCCAACCGCCCCTTCGTTTCACCTTATAGCCCGACGTATATCCGCCTTCAgtttttcctttcttcttccATGCCCTACCAAAATCACGAGGTACAGACTTGAACTCTTTTTGCTCATTTCTTTTCTTGGGGACTTTCTTCTTGGGGGTTGATAATTCATGTTTCCGCTTATTGACCTATAGACACAAAACAGAACAATAATAAGGTTTCATTATGGATAAGATATTATGTAGTAAAGCACAACTAACTTAAAACGAAAAACGATACAGGAATCAAAATGAAAAGAGAAGCATATGCCATACAAGAATAAAACAACTTACTCTGCTGGGATTAGTACATTCGCGTGCAAAATGACCTTCTTCACCACATCTATAGCAGGGATTAAGTGACCCAGTACAGCTAGTCTCCGCACGAGATGCTGTGCATGCCTGTATGAGAAAACATGTCAGAAGAATGCAAGCACAAAATTTAGCTCCTAAATAACAGAAGCAACATACACAAGTTCTACTACAAGGGCATTCACTTACCAAACCAGTATGGCCTACTAAACCGCATCTGTAACAGGAAAATTCTCTCGGACCACTATCAGGGTATTTTGCACAGCAAAGATGGCCAAAACTCTTACAGATGTAACACAGTATTTCCTATCAAAGGCAATATGAGAAGTGGAACACAGATAAGTTCGGACAACACAACATATAACTCTAGGTTGAAAATTTCCTCAGCAACACACCTTTAAATCATCGTTAGAATAGTTGTTCCTGCATGAAAACATTTCATGGCCAGAATCCCCACACTTGAGACATATTTTAGAACTCTGGGATCCTCCATGGCTTCTTTCAGGGCAATCATTTGCACGATGACCTCCTTTTTTGCAGATGAAACAAGCTTTTCCCTGCTCAAACAAAGCAGAGTGCATAACATACTCTGTCAGTCTATCGCCAAAATATGGAAATAATATAGTGTGTTTTAAGGTCCAaaagaaaaatcacaatttCACTTTGCTCCCCCATGGGTGTTACCTTGTTCACCTGTGTAACCTACATAGTTGAAGAACTTATGGATGAAGCCTGACATCACTAGCTACAGAAAACTCTGAACCATGCTACAATGGCAAGTAATAATTTTACCCTATCCAAATTCCTATCAAACTAAAAACAAGCTTAATTTGCTTCCTGATTGAAGCGAAGATGCTACAATGGCATATGCATGATTATACTGTCCTGCAATCAGCATCTACACAATTTCATACTACTTGGGGTCAGCTATACAGTTTTATCAATTACTCAAAATTATGTCGACCAAAAAATGCACCATATGCTTGAGCACAGGTGAACTAGGCAAGTTCGTACAAACTATACATCACACAAGGGTCTAGGGAATTGCtaaggaaaaatttaaaaaaggcTTTGCAGAAAgctaaaagataattaaatgttattttaaggAAATGGACACGCATAGCACAATAGGTCAGCATAGAAGACCTGACGACTTTGG
Proteins encoded in this region:
- the LOC101265444 gene encoding protein AIR1-like isoform X1; translated protein: MDKQEKKEKSVGLDSESSLMRSVDEEAESNEDRSLKIVEKAMIPASCSNVIEEEEAEILTNIEMVSGGIDKGFKSFCRDMFPEDKAKEKENVDNTKAMDIGDCAAEKNPVGVSDNAVLRRLLRGPRYFDTPDKSWGTCYNCGEEGHAAVNCTSARRKKPCFVCGSFEHNAKQCAKGKACFICKKGGHRANDCPERSHGGSQSSKICLKCGDSGHEMFSCRNNYSNDDLKEILCYICKSFGHLCCAKYPDSGPREFSCYRCGLVGHTGLACTASRAETSCTGSLNPCYRCGEEGHFARECTNPSRVNKRKHELSTPKKKVPKKRNEQKEFKSVPRDFGRAWKKKGKTEGGYTSGYKVKRRGGWVPDDLEDYPQSNNWRSPSTPRNKRAKISNSSSGGHASVSRSSRKSNRLDFDNSASYGSGNYHHHRFSTSGDFDHSTSYGSCKYQHYHRSSASRFGNSSRGRWRRNNDW
- the LOC101265444 gene encoding uncharacterized protein isoform X2 yields the protein MDKQEKKEKSVGLDSESSLMRSVDEEAESNEDRSLKIVEKAMIPASCSNVIEEEEAEILTNIEMEDKAKEKENVDNTKAMDIGDCAAEKNPVGVSDNAVLRRLLRGPRYFDTPDKSWGTCYNCGEEGHAAVNCTSARRKKPCFVCGSFEHNAKQCAKGKACFICKKGGHRANDCPERSHGGSQSSKICLKCGDSGHEMFSCRNNYSNDDLKEILCYICKSFGHLCCAKYPDSGPREFSCYRCGLVGHTGLACTASRAETSCTGSLNPCYRCGEEGHFARECTNPSRVNKRKHELSTPKKKVPKKRNEQKEFKSVPRDFGRAWKKKGKTEGGYTSGYKVKRRGGWVPDDLEDYPQSNNWRSPSTPRNKRAKISNSSSGGHASVSRSSRKSNRLDFDNSASYGSGNYHHHRFSTSGDFDHSTSYGSCKYQHYHRSSASRFGNSSRGRWRRNNDW